In bacterium, the following are encoded in one genomic region:
- a CDS encoding S8 family peptidase: MKRLTLLLVLAATLPALATAEISPILERRMACAGEDELLGVWAFFADKGYAGPTEMEAALNSFVATMNPDQYARRALNRPPDSLADERDLPVFRPYDEAVASLVTRRIGASDIANAVAFDATPEQIRAVALLPCVVRLQPTATSVLPDASPAGGADCGMMGLDYGLSETQITQIQVDRLHDEGYSGAGVTVLMLDTGFRTDHEVFAALDLKDEWDFVNDDNDVDNEPDDDPDAWNHGTATWSTLGGYYPSELIGPAYGATFLLAKTEDITQEVHDEEYWFQSGLQWGEALGADVSSSSLGYRYFDDDEGDYSYEDLDGETTIVALAVNWARDNGMLHANSVGNDGRDGAGTLNSPSDCDGILACGAVDSDGVLAEFSSHGPTADGRIKPDVCALGLYTYAADAESTDTYDFTAGTSLSCPLVGGVLALLREINPYATAVEIRQAVMDTATRADEPDNDYGWGIVQAYDAALDLDMDVFTWDSTGAERNEDGALLSWRISTDNDLAALNVYRLVEPVAGASAHLMRSETAFAGETLGPGYRPDAEGWMRLNESPLPGSDTGAYLDTGVPGAACYYRFESYDAQGRRHLSPQVRLPSVGELPSGRETRLHACYPNPARESVNFSFELAQGGRVELTVYDLAGRRVAVVADAELAAGRHECIWEADVPSGVYLYRLAADGFTQTRRLVLAR; this comes from the coding sequence ATGAAGCGCCTGACCCTCCTTCTCGTCCTCGCGGCGACGCTGCCCGCCCTGGCGACGGCTGAAATTTCACCGATTCTGGAGCGGCGGATGGCCTGCGCCGGGGAGGACGAACTCCTCGGCGTCTGGGCCTTCTTCGCCGACAAGGGGTACGCCGGACCGACGGAAATGGAGGCGGCCCTGAACTCCTTCGTGGCGACGATGAACCCCGACCAGTACGCCCGCCGCGCCCTCAACCGCCCCCCGGATTCCCTGGCCGACGAGCGCGACCTGCCCGTCTTTCGGCCCTACGACGAGGCGGTCGCCTCCCTCGTCACCCGCCGCATCGGCGCCAGCGACATCGCCAACGCGGTCGCGTTCGACGCGACGCCGGAGCAGATTCGCGCCGTGGCCCTCCTCCCCTGCGTGGTCCGGCTCCAGCCCACGGCGACCAGCGTCCTGCCCGACGCCTCACCCGCGGGGGGCGCGGATTGCGGGATGATGGGCCTGGATTACGGCCTCTCGGAGACCCAGATTACACAGATTCAGGTGGACCGGCTCCACGACGAGGGGTACTCCGGCGCGGGGGTGACGGTGCTGATGCTGGACACCGGCTTCCGCACCGACCACGAGGTCTTCGCCGCGCTGGACCTGAAGGACGAGTGGGACTTCGTCAACGACGACAACGACGTGGACAACGAGCCGGACGACGACCCGGACGCGTGGAACCACGGCACGGCCACCTGGAGCACCCTGGGCGGCTACTACCCCTCCGAGCTCATCGGGCCGGCCTACGGGGCCACCTTCCTGCTGGCCAAGACCGAGGACATCACCCAGGAGGTCCACGACGAGGAGTACTGGTTCCAGTCCGGCCTGCAGTGGGGCGAGGCCCTGGGGGCGGACGTGTCCAGCTCCTCCCTCGGCTACCGCTACTTCGACGACGACGAGGGGGACTACTCCTACGAGGACCTGGACGGCGAGACGACCATCGTGGCCCTGGCGGTGAACTGGGCCCGGGACAACGGGATGCTCCACGCGAACTCCGTGGGCAACGATGGGCGCGACGGCGCGGGGACGCTCAACTCCCCGTCGGATTGCGACGGCATCCTGGCCTGCGGCGCGGTGGACTCCGACGGCGTGCTGGCCGAATTCTCCTCCCACGGGCCGACCGCCGACGGGCGCATCAAGCCCGATGTGTGCGCCCTCGGCCTCTACACCTACGCCGCCGACGCCGAATCGACCGACACCTACGACTTCACCGCCGGGACCAGCCTGTCCTGCCCTCTGGTGGGCGGGGTGCTGGCCCTGTTGCGGGAGATTAACCCCTACGCCACCGCGGTCGAAATCCGCCAGGCCGTCATGGACACCGCCACCCGCGCCGACGAGCCGGACAACGACTACGGCTGGGGAATCGTCCAGGCTTACGACGCCGCGTTGGACCTGGACATGGACGTCTTCACGTGGGATTCGACCGGGGCGGAGCGCAACGAGGATGGGGCGCTCCTCTCCTGGCGGATATCCACCGACAACGACCTCGCCGCGCTGAACGTCTACCGCCTGGTCGAGCCCGTCGCCGGGGCCTCGGCCCACCTCATGCGCTCGGAGACGGCCTTCGCCGGTGAGACCCTGGGACCGGGTTACCGCCCCGACGCCGAGGGTTGGATGCGGCTGAACGAATCCCCCCTCCCCGGTTCCGACACCGGCGCCTACCTGGATACGGGGGTTCCCGGCGCGGCCTGCTACTACCGCTTCGAGTCCTACGACGCCCAGGGTCGCCGCCACCTATCGCCCCAGGTTCGCCTGCCGTCGGTGGGCGAGCTGCCCTCGGGCCGCGAGACCCGCCTCCACGCCTGCTACCCCAATCCGGCGCGGGAGAGTGTGAACTTCAGCTTCGAGCTGGCCCAAGGCGGACGGGTGGAGCTGACGGTCTACGACCTGGCGGGGCGGAGAGTGGCCGTCGTAGCCGACGCCGAGCTCGCCGCCGGGAGGCACGAGTGTATTTGGGAGGCGGACGTCCCGTCCGGGGTCTACCTCTACCGACTCGCCGCCGACGGTTTTACCCAGACCCGGCGCCTGGTCCTGGCCCGCTGA
- a CDS encoding T9SS type A sorting domain-containing protein, whose amino-acid sequence MKKLTTALVVLFLATITFAGEWHIETVDSADEVGLQTSLALDSYDNPHISYFLWYPDDDLKYAHWDGDAWQIERVDTTGRVGWPSSLALDSSDYPHISYNDETNGDLKYARWDGANWQIEAVDTAGVVGSASSLALDSNDYPHIAYYDDTNHRLKYARWDGEEWRIEVVDGGEHVYVGDWPSLALDSNDYPHITYYDYLYMAIKYAYWSGSTWRIETIDSVEYGYTSSLALDSDDYPHISYYYESTQNLKYARWDGDEWQIETVERDGDVGSNNSLALDSSDNPHISYHKWQPEYDLKYARWDGDSWHIETVDSEFFVGQSTSLALDSSDCPHISYFNATTSDLKYAWYESGPGVDDVELSVCVRDEGALVGWTITGDAPVSFSVLRSVGESEPTTVSEALPGAAVRWLDADVEAGVEYLYWLETVDEDGTVSRFGPTEAVSVTEPAHELALSAYPNPADDAVTVAYTLPADGRVTITLYDLSGRRIATVFDGEITAGRHDVSYVTSALPPGVYLARLTTDSGTLTRRLVIAR is encoded by the coding sequence ATGAAGAAGCTGACGACAGCTCTGGTGGTTCTGTTCCTGGCCACGATTACCTTCGCCGGCGAGTGGCACATCGAAACGGTGGACTCAGCCGATGAGGTGGGTTTGCAGACATCGTTGGCGCTGGATTCCTACGACAATCCCCACATCTCTTATTTCCTTTGGTATCCTGACGACGATCTCAAGTACGCTCATTGGGACGGTGACGCTTGGCAGATAGAGAGGGTGGATACAACAGGACGCGTGGGTTGGCCTTCTTCTTTGGCACTGGATTCCTCAGATTATCCCCACATCTCTTATAACGATGAAACCAACGGTGACCTCAAGTACGCCCGCTGGGACGGGGCAAACTGGCAGATTGAGGCCGTGGACACGGCGGGAGTTGTAGGCTCGGCCTCATCTCTGGCGCTGGATTCCAACGACTACCCCCACATCGCGTATTACGACGATACCAACCATAGACTAAAATACGCCCGCTGGGACGGTGAAGAGTGGCGGATCGAGGTAGTGGATGGAGGAGAGCATGTGTATGTTGGTGATTGGCCATCTCTAGCTCTGGATTCCAACGACTACCCCCATATTACTTATTATGATTACTTATACATGGCTATTAAGTATGCCTATTGGAGTGGCAGTACATGGCGGATAGAGACTATTGACTCGGTGGAATACGGTTATACTAGCTCTCTCGCGCTCGATTCCGACGATTACCCTCACATCTCGTATTACTATGAATCCACGCAAAACCTCAAATATGCCCGTTGGGACGGCGACGAATGGCAAATTGAAACCGTGGAAAGAGATGGTGATGTTGGTTCGAACAACTCCCTAGCGTTGGATTCTAGCGATAACCCTCACATTTCTTATCACAAGTGGCAGCCCGAATATGATCTTAAATATGCCCGCTGGGACGGTGATTCCTGGCACATTGAGACGGTGGACTCAGAGTTTTTTGTAGGTCAGAGCACCTCCCTAGCTCTGGATTCTTCAGATTGTCCCCACATTTCGTATTTCAATGCAACGACATCAGATCTTAAATACGCCTGGTACGAAAGCGGCCCGGGGGTGGATGATGTGGAGCTGTCGGTGTGCGTTCGAGACGAGGGGGCGCTGGTCGGCTGGACTATAACCGGCGATGCGCCGGTGAGCTTTAGCGTCCTGCGCTCGGTGGGCGAAAGCGAACCGACTACGGTCTCCGAGGCTCTGCCGGGGGCGGCGGTCCGCTGGCTGGACGCCGATGTGGAAGCGGGGGTCGAGTACCTCTACTGGTTGGAGACCGTTGACGAGGACGGGACGGTCAGCCGCTTCGGGCCCACGGAAGCCGTCTCCGTTACCGAGCCTGCGCATGAACTAGCCCTCTCGGCCTACCCCAACCCGGCGGACGACGCCGTTACCGTCGCCTACACGCTCCCCGCCGACGGGCGCGTAACAATTACCCTCTACGACCTCTCGGGCCGTCGGATTGCAACAGTTTTCGACGGGGAGATAACCGCCGGGCGGCACGACGTTTCCTACGTCACCTCGGCGCTCCCCCCCGGCGTATACCTCGCCCGCCTGACGACTGATTCCGGGACCCTCACCCGGCGGTTGGTGATTGCGCGGTAA
- a CDS encoding 4Fe-4S binding protein: MTDERGFNIHCVCSHEEARRLIEAQSGFRLTNCGCREEVGGCERSRTDVCLMFPGAKEVSDDGAPWAISREEALAILREAGQKRLVARPWREVTPERADGICFCCDCCCGYFREPDRWKCDKGAMVERTDREVCTGCGTCVEVCYFGARALDPEKGTLALDEDKCYGCGLCVAACPQKAVELYIR; this comes from the coding sequence GTGACGGACGAGCGCGGTTTCAACATCCACTGTGTATGCTCCCACGAGGAGGCCCGTCGGCTCATCGAGGCTCAGAGCGGCTTTCGGCTCACCAACTGCGGCTGCCGCGAGGAGGTGGGCGGCTGCGAACGGTCGCGCACCGACGTGTGCCTCATGTTCCCCGGGGCGAAGGAGGTCAGCGATGACGGCGCCCCGTGGGCCATCAGCCGCGAGGAGGCCCTGGCCATCCTGCGCGAGGCCGGGCAGAAGCGCCTGGTCGCACGGCCCTGGCGCGAGGTGACACCGGAGCGCGCCGACGGCATCTGCTTCTGCTGCGACTGCTGCTGCGGCTACTTCCGCGAGCCCGACCGCTGGAAGTGCGACAAGGGGGCGATGGTCGAGCGGACCGACCGGGAGGTCTGCACCGGCTGCGGCACCTGCGTGGAGGTCTGCTACTTCGGCGCCCGGGCCCTCGACCCGGAGAAGGGCACCCTCGCTCTCGATGAGGATAAGTGCTACGGCTGCGGCCTGTGCGTCGCAGCCTGCCCGCAGAAGGCCGTTGAGCTATACATCCGCTGA
- a CDS encoding VOC family protein: MAEHDLYHFEWGCTDIEATRKFFEGLFGWEFIPWADNYILFHTPSGLSGALAQVDDLEPSVRPLLYFQVDELEPYMKKVKKLGGDVVSDIQEAPELGNFSILSDPDGSLFGVFKPLEGGK; this comes from the coding sequence ATGGCCGAGCACGACCTGTACCACTTCGAGTGGGGCTGCACCGACATCGAGGCGACCCGGAAATTCTTCGAGGGCCTCTTCGGCTGGGAGTTCATCCCCTGGGCCGACAACTACATCCTGTTCCACACGCCCTCGGGCCTCTCCGGCGCCCTGGCCCAGGTGGACGATCTGGAGCCGAGCGTCCGGCCGCTGCTCTACTTCCAGGTGGACGAGCTGGAGCCCTATATGAAAAAGGTCAAAAAGCTCGGCGGCGACGTGGTCTCCGACATCCAGGAGGCGCCCGAGCTCGGAAACTTCTCCATCCTCTCCGACCCCGACGGCTCCCTGTTCGGCGTGTTCAAGCCGCTCGAGGGGGGCAAGTGA
- a CDS encoding type I restriction enzyme HsdR N-terminal domain-containing protein — protein sequence MAVSKKVSDRIVQQLKKYQPILSDAQDRDISESDTVVIIADMLADILGYNKYTEITTEFAIRGTYVDLAVKVGADVRFLIEVKAIGVALKDSHIKQALDYGANHGVEWVVLTNGAIWQIYKIHFHKPIDKSLIFQTNLLQKNVRNQQLIECFGNLSREGFTQSSMTAFYQRQQVTSKFSIAAVLTSPPMLQALKRELRHIGGNIKIQVDQLKAQLQNEVLKRETVDGEEAKQAADFLKQAAKSVAKSKTKKEAKA from the coding sequence ATGGCTGTTTCTAAAAAGGTTTCCGATAGAATAGTGCAACAACTCAAGAAGTATCAACCAATTCTTTCGGATGCACAAGACCGTGATATCAGCGAATCGGACACAGTAGTCATCATCGCTGACATGCTTGCCGATATACTCGGTTATAACAAGTACACCGAAATTACGACAGAATTTGCCATTCGGGGTACATATGTGGACCTAGCCGTTAAAGTCGGTGCCGATGTGCGTTTTTTAATTGAAGTTAAAGCAATCGGCGTCGCCCTTAAAGACAGCCATATCAAGCAGGCTTTAGACTATGGGGCAAACCACGGTGTAGAGTGGGTAGTGCTCACAAATGGTGCAATTTGGCAGATTTATAAAATCCACTTCCACAAGCCCATAGACAAATCGTTGATTTTTCAAACTAACCTCCTGCAAAAAAACGTACGTAACCAGCAGTTAATAGAGTGTTTCGGCAACCTCAGCCGGGAAGGCTTTACACAATCATCCATGACAGCTTTTTACCAGCGGCAACAAGTAACAAGCAAATTCTCAATTGCCGCAGTCCTTACCAGCCCGCCAATGCTTCAAGCGCTAAAGCGGGAACTCAGGCATATTGGCGGTAACATCAAGATTCAAGTGGATCAACTTAAAGCACAGTTACAAAATGAGGTGCTTAAAAGAGAAACTGTGGACGGCGAAGAGGCGAAACAAGCGGCGGACTTTTTGAAGCAGGCCGCTAAATCTGTCGCGAAATCCAAGACTAAAAAAGAAGCAAAAGCGTGA
- a CDS encoding VOC family protein, whose translation MGKHDICHVEFDSTDLERTRRFLVGLFVDWKFDGWGDDYLLFSTPGGPGGGLNRVDKMRGGSGTLVHVEVDEIEPYLARVEGLGGRIHTPKTEIPEVGWFAIVKDPDGNLLGLYQDKPKG comes from the coding sequence TTGGGTAAGCACGACATCTGCCACGTCGAGTTCGATTCCACCGACCTCGAGCGGACGCGGCGTTTCCTCGTCGGCCTCTTTGTGGACTGGAAGTTCGATGGGTGGGGCGACGACTACCTGTTGTTCTCGACCCCCGGCGGTCCCGGCGGCGGCCTCAACCGGGTGGACAAGATGCGGGGCGGCTCCGGCACCCTGGTCCACGTCGAGGTGGACGAGATAGAGCCCTACCTGGCGCGGGTGGAGGGCCTGGGCGGGCGCATCCACACGCCGAAGACCGAGATTCCCGAGGTCGGCTGGTTCGCCATCGTCAAGGACCCCGACGGGAACCTCCTCGGCCTCTACCAGGACAAGCCGAAGGGCTAG
- a CDS encoding DNRLRE domain-containing protein encodes MRGIVILVLAAAVGVWAAEWITVEADADSYVYYYKDDTEEEPQYVDDNFGGEVELSAWYINFYRRYPSLIQRRSFIYFDFEGMDPQSSVLEAILSLYITYLDWGGRFWVYRCREAWDEYEVTWNDQPWFSEILGSWDDTFPLYQYSDVAELNAEEIELIVDNPDDNNGIIILTSEDWNCVDFSSREGGFPPRLKLLVSGADVVEASWGEIKAAFE; translated from the coding sequence ATGAGGGGAATCGTCATCCTCGTCCTGGCAGCCGCGGTCGGAGTCTGGGCCGCGGAGTGGATCACCGTGGAAGCCGACGCCGACAGCTACGTCTACTACTACAAAGATGACACCGAAGAAGAACCGCAGTACGTGGACGATAACTTCGGTGGAGAAGTAGAACTTTCCGCCTGGTACATCAATTTCTATCGGCGATACCCCTCGCTGATTCAACGACGCTCCTTCATCTATTTCGATTTCGAGGGGATGGATCCCCAAAGTAGCGTTCTCGAAGCGATTCTGTCCCTTTACATCACCTACCTGGATTGGGGCGGTAGGTTCTGGGTGTATCGCTGCCGTGAAGCGTGGGATGAATACGAGGTCACCTGGAACGACCAACCGTGGTTTTCCGAAATTCTCGGTTCATGGGACGATACCTTCCCCCTTTACCAGTACAGCGACGTCGCGGAGCTCAATGCCGAAGAGATAGAACTGATAGTGGATAATCCGGACGACAATAACGGTATTATCATTTTGACCTCTGAGGACTGGAATTGTGTTGATTTCTCCTCGCGCGAAGGGGGCTTCCCGCCTCGGCTGAAACTCCTGGTCAGCGGGGCCGACGTCGTGGAGGCGAGCTGGGGGGAGATAAAGGCGGCGTTCGAGTAG
- a CDS encoding DNRLRE domain-containing protein, with amino-acid sequence MNRIWLVCAVFLAAASVAPATEQVVKLETDGDSYVCRFYEPSVPLEFYVDDNFGDAWELHVSNTYTYISDPWWMEVLEMAYMHFDFSGLGEYDGADLVEAQLVFNATDAVEGAVLAAKVAGPWEEMSITYRNRPPRGDSVASFDMVEGYNYVDLNVGKIAPWVDAPDLAYGIQLDHGGNGSWDNYGVFCSRETDSPPELWLTFSEPAVQESSWGEIKASFE; translated from the coding sequence ATGAACAGGATTTGGCTCGTTTGCGCGGTCTTCCTGGCCGCCGCGTCCGTCGCTCCGGCCACCGAGCAGGTCGTCAAACTGGAAACAGATGGCGACAGCTATGTTTGTAGGTTTTACGAGCCGTCAGTACCCCTTGAGTTTTACGTCGACGACAACTTCGGCGATGCATGGGAGTTACATGTATCGAACACGTACACGTACATTTCGGATCCGTGGTGGATGGAAGTGCTCGAAATGGCATACATGCACTTTGATTTCTCCGGGCTCGGCGAATACGACGGCGCGGATTTGGTCGAGGCTCAACTGGTATTCAATGCCACTGATGCTGTCGAGGGAGCGGTACTCGCCGCCAAGGTGGCCGGCCCCTGGGAGGAGATGAGCATCACCTACAGAAACCGACCGCCGCGGGGCGACAGTGTGGCCTCGTTCGACATGGTCGAGGGGTACAACTACGTGGACCTCAATGTCGGCAAAATCGCGCCCTGGGTTGACGCGCCGGATTTGGCCTACGGCATCCAGCTTGACCATGGGGGGAATGGTAGTTGGGATAACTACGGGGTATTCTGCAGCCGGGAAACCGATTCACCACCGGAGCTCTGGCTGACCTTCTCGGAGCCCGCGGTCCAGGAATCGAGCTGGGGGGAGATTAAGGCGTCATTCGAATAG
- a CDS encoding DNRLRE domain-containing protein — protein sequence MNNRGRLVCAVFLAVATTVTATVQVVLEADGDSYVKYYEEWESDPEYADDNFGGEPLMYVLDNYYQWGEEFEIPFMHFDFSGLGDYDGTYLVGAQLVLHAASYANGLQQAHAVGGAWEEMTITFNNCPGAGALLASFYMDGGDNYVDLDIGPIAPWVDAPETAYGILIFDTEQVWEDDPPGTIYTRETENAPELWLTFSGPAVEGASWGEIKAAF from the coding sequence ATGAACAACAGAGGTCGGCTCGTTTGCGCGGTCTTCCTGGCCGTCGCGACCACCGTCACGGCTACGGTCCAGGTCGTCCTGGAGGCCGACGGGGACAGCTACGTCAAATACTACGAAGAGTGGGAGAGCGACCCGGAGTACGCCGACGACAACTTCGGCGGCGAGCCTCTGATGTATGTGCTGGATAACTATTACCAGTGGGGCGAGGAATTCGAGATACCCTTCATGCACTTCGATTTCTCGGGGCTCGGCGACTACGATGGCACGTATCTGGTCGGGGCGCAGCTCGTACTCCACGCCGCGTCTTACGCTAATGGTTTGCAGCAAGCCCACGCGGTGGGGGGCGCCTGGGAGGAGATGACCATCACATTCAACAACTGTCCGGGGGCGGGTGCCCTGTTGGCCTCCTTCTACATGGACGGTGGAGACAACTACGTGGACCTCGACATCGGCCCCATCGCGCCCTGGGTGGACGCGCCGGAAACGGCCTACGGAATCCTTATCTTTGACACCGAGCAGGTGTGGGAGGACGATCCTCCGGGGACAATCTACACCCGGGAGACCGAAAACGCGCCGGAGCTTTGGTTGACCTTCTCGGGGCCCGCGGTCGAGGGGGCGAGCTGGGGGGAGATCAAGGCGGCGTTCTAG
- a CDS encoding aromatic amino acid ammonia-lyase has protein sequence MPVILSGENLTLERLKAVAVGRERVEIPPEALERVDRCRAMCEVKIKNREVMYGVTTGIGEFSETVLTPEQTRDFQRYLIYSHAAGIGEPMPEPWVRAAMTGRINVLVHGNSGCRREVPETMAAMLNAGVTPVVCTRGSVGASGDLSPMGQMALVAMGEGEAFYGGERLPGAEAMRRAGVPVIAYEARDGLASINGSNFINGLGSLLLLEMETWLKTQDVAAAMTLEVLNVNMSGYDERLHRVRGHGGSITVAKNVRRLTEGSPLLMRPGKKVQDAYSLRSTPQSAGPARTALAHAREVFLTELNGVGDNPVFFPEDDEVVAGANFQGTPMALALEYASMGVVTAAVLAERRINRLMNPALSAGLPGFLTHGGGMFSGLMLAQYTAGAMICECRVLSTPAAVGSIPAAADQEDFVSMGWTTALKTRQIMDLVPGVLGIEIMAACQARDFRDTEFAPATKAVYGLVREHVAHLDEDRPLYADNNEMAELVRSGAILAAAEGVIGPLD, from the coding sequence ATGCCCGTCATCCTCAGCGGCGAGAACCTCACCCTCGAGCGGCTGAAGGCCGTCGCGGTGGGCCGCGAGCGGGTGGAGATTCCCCCCGAGGCCCTGGAGCGCGTGGACCGCTGCCGGGCCATGTGCGAGGTCAAGATAAAAAACCGCGAGGTCATGTACGGGGTGACCACGGGCATCGGCGAGTTCTCCGAGACGGTGCTCACGCCGGAGCAGACCCGTGATTTCCAGCGGTATCTGATCTACTCGCACGCGGCGGGAATCGGGGAGCCCATGCCCGAGCCGTGGGTGCGGGCGGCGATGACCGGCCGGATAAACGTGCTGGTCCACGGCAATTCCGGCTGCCGGCGCGAGGTGCCGGAGACCATGGCTGCCATGCTCAACGCCGGGGTGACCCCGGTGGTCTGCACCCGGGGGTCCGTGGGGGCCTCGGGTGACCTGTCGCCCATGGGTCAGATGGCGCTGGTGGCGATGGGCGAGGGGGAGGCGTTCTACGGGGGCGAGCGGCTGCCCGGGGCCGAGGCGATGCGCCGGGCCGGTGTGCCGGTCATCGCCTACGAGGCCCGCGACGGCCTGGCCTCCATCAACGGCTCCAACTTCATCAACGGCCTGGGTTCGCTTCTGTTGTTGGAGATGGAGACCTGGCTCAAGACCCAGGACGTGGCCGCCGCCATGACCCTCGAGGTCCTCAACGTCAACATGTCGGGCTACGACGAAAGGCTGCACCGCGTCCGGGGGCACGGGGGCTCGATCACGGTGGCGAAAAACGTCCGGCGGCTGACCGAAGGGTCGCCGCTTTTGATGCGTCCGGGCAAAAAGGTCCAGGACGCGTACTCCCTGCGTTCGACGCCCCAGTCCGCCGGTCCGGCCCGCACCGCCCTGGCCCACGCCCGCGAGGTATTCCTCACCGAGCTCAACGGCGTCGGCGACAACCCGGTCTTCTTCCCCGAGGACGACGAGGTCGTCGCCGGGGCCAACTTCCAGGGCACGCCCATGGCCCTGGCCCTGGAGTACGCCTCGATGGGCGTGGTGACGGCGGCGGTCCTCGCCGAGCGGCGCATCAACCGCCTGATGAACCCCGCGCTGTCGGCGGGGCTGCCCGGGTTCCTGACCCACGGCGGCGGGATGTTCTCCGGGTTGATGCTGGCCCAGTACACCGCCGGGGCCATGATCTGCGAGTGTCGGGTGCTCTCGACGCCGGCGGCCGTGGGCAGCATCCCCGCCGCGGCGGACCAGGAGGACTTCGTCTCGATGGGCTGGACCACCGCCCTGAAGACGCGCCAGATAATGGACCTCGTGCCCGGCGTGCTGGGAATCGAAATCATGGCCGCCTGCCAGGCGCGCGATTTCCGCGACACCGAGTTCGCCCCGGCCACTAAAGCCGTTTACGGGCTGGTCCGGGAGCACGTGGCGCACCTGGACGAGGACCGGCCGCTCTACGCCGACAATAACGAGATGGCCGAGTTGGTGCGCTCGGGGGCGATACTGGCGGCCGCCGAGGGGGTCATCGGCCCGCTGGACTGA
- a CDS encoding FprA family A-type flavoprotein — MKPRKITENVHWLGAVDWDRRLFDQLIPLPDGTSYNAYLVRGRDKTVLLDTVDPPMRGILLEQLEGVKRLDYLVAHHAEQDHSGSIPDVLAMFPDAKLVTSERAKGMLMDLLRVPEERFKVVADGETLDLGGKTLKFIYTPWVHWPETFVTYLEEDKILFSCDFFGSHLATSELYADGERVVAGPAKRYYAEIMMPFAGIIAKNLKKLEPYEFKLIAPSHGPIHSRPEVIVKAYDGWVNGEPKNIAVLPFVSMHGSTLEMVNHLTAGLAERGVRVERFDLASVDIGALAMSLVDAATIIVGTPTVLAGPHPLAAYATLLANALRPKARFLSIVGSYGWGGKTVETLASLIPNLKVEVLEPVLAKGLAGKADFEALDRLADTVAEKHGEAGLK, encoded by the coding sequence ATGAAACCGCGCAAGATTACCGAAAACGTGCACTGGCTCGGCGCCGTGGACTGGGACCGCCGGCTCTTCGACCAGCTCATCCCCCTGCCCGACGGCACAAGTTACAACGCCTACCTCGTCCGCGGGCGCGACAAGACCGTCCTCCTGGACACGGTTGACCCGCCGATGAGGGGCATCCTTCTCGAACAGCTCGAGGGCGTAAAGCGCCTGGACTACCTCGTCGCCCACCACGCCGAGCAGGACCACTCCGGCTCCATCCCCGACGTTTTGGCGATGTTCCCCGACGCGAAGCTCGTCACCTCCGAGAGGGCCAAGGGGATGCTCATGGACCTCCTGCGGGTCCCGGAGGAGCGGTTCAAGGTGGTGGCCGACGGGGAGACGCTGGACCTGGGCGGCAAGACGCTCAAGTTCATCTACACGCCGTGGGTCCACTGGCCGGAGACCTTCGTGACCTACCTCGAGGAGGACAAAATCCTCTTCAGTTGCGATTTCTTCGGCTCGCACCTGGCGACGAGCGAGCTCTACGCCGACGGGGAGCGGGTGGTGGCCGGTCCGGCCAAGCGGTACTACGCCGAGATTATGATGCCCTTCGCCGGTATCATCGCGAAGAATCTGAAGAAGCTGGAGCCCTACGAATTCAAGCTCATCGCGCCGAGCCACGGCCCGATTCACTCCCGGCCGGAGGTCATCGTCAAGGCCTACGACGGGTGGGTGAACGGCGAGCCGAAGAACATCGCGGTGCTGCCCTTCGTCTCGATGCACGGGAGCACCCTGGAGATGGTCAATCACCTCACGGCGGGCCTGGCGGAGCGCGGGGTGCGGGTGGAGCGCTTCGATCTGGCCTCGGTGGACATCGGGGCGCTGGCGATGTCCCTGGTGGACGCCGCGACGATAATCGTCGGCACGCCGACGGTCCTCGCCGGTCCCCACCCGCTGGCGGCCTACGCGACTCTTCTGGCCAACGCGCTGCGGCCGAAGGCGCGGTTCCTCTCCATAGTCGGCTCCTACGGCTGGGGCGGCAAGACGGTGGAGACCCTGGCTTCCCTCATCCCCAACCTGAAGGTCGAGGTGCTCGAACCGGTGCTGGCCAAGGGGCTGGCCGGGAAGGCCGATTTCGAGGCCCTGGACCGCCTGGCCGATACCGTGGCGGAAAAGCACGGGGAAGCCGGGTTGAAATAG